From Debaryomyces hansenii CBS767 chromosome C complete sequence, a single genomic window includes:
- a CDS encoding DEHA2C03520p (no similarity), giving the protein MQANINNCMMSIISNSDNEPYIIACKSGNMIQYLELIESKVTLVSNSLLLIIVVPLLLVGIMDAMTYIVSVSLNYTLKSAASGNRSKSLLLENDKYFKALKEFKIKSIHWSIKFFEDKHLDMTRNFHQMFISRLVKVRKED; this is encoded by the coding sequence ATGCAAGCTAATATAAATAACTGCATGATGTccataatttcaaattctgataatgaaCCCTATATTATTGCCTGTAAGCTGGGAAACATGATTCAGTATTTGGAACTCATAGAAAGCAAGGTTACTCTAGTGAGTAATTCTCTCTTACTTATCATCGTTGTCCCACTTTTATTAGTGGGTATAATGGACGCGATGACTTACATAGTAAGTGTCAGCTTAAACTACACATTGAAGAGTGCCGCAAGTGGTAACAGATCGAAACTGTTgttattagaaaatgataaatatttcaaggCTTTGAAGGAATTCAAGATCAAGTCTATCCACTGGTCgatcaaattttttgaagataagCACTTGGATATGACCAGAAACTTCCATCAAATGTTCATTTCAAGATTAGTCAAGGTGCGGAAAGAGGATTGA
- a CDS encoding DEHA2C03564p (similar to uniprot|P53099 Saccharomyces cerevisiae YGL186C TPN1 Pyridoxine transporter): protein MTTKYMERDSEKIQVSSSKQDVALETIPTEESENSSSSIWNFIQRLSKKLDSLGVETRGIERIEPYERSTNKVKQLISVIGLWLSACGGLSSMSTFLLGPLIFELGLKKSLVSSLVGQAIGCGIAAYCSLMGPRSGCRQMVSARFLFGWWFVKLVSLVSIIGVMGWSVVNSVVGGQILQSVSDGKIPLVVGIIIVAIISLSVAIGGIKHLLRVETFLSIPVNVAFLLLYVAASQKFHLLSNLDGEEIRGMSDAVKGNWLSFFSLAYSTTATWGSIASDYYILFPENTPDVQIYFLTFFGILLPTSLVGVLGLLIGNVALSYKPWGDVYEVYGMGGLLNEAFKPWGAGGKFLLMVIFLSLVSNNIINTYSAAFGVQLAGIGFSKVPRWIWAIVLTAIYLLCALVGRNKLATVLGNFLPMVGYWISMYFVMLLEENLIFRSKRFIHLYTKEFADDDSQQSLTSGASLITSKETRHDQYYNFKIWNDYEKLSRGLASTAAFIIGAAGAAIGMAQVYWVGPLARLSGGEFGGDIAMWLCMGLSGIFFPWLRYWELKKFGR from the coding sequence ATGACGACGAAATATATGGAAAGGGACTCAGAAAAGATACAGGTTTCTAGCCTGAAGCAAGACGTTGCTTTGGAAACAATTCCGACTGAGGAATCAGAAAATTCGTCGTCAtcaatttggaattttatCCAAAGATTATCTAAGAAATTAGATTCGTTAGGAGTAGAGACGAGAGGTATAGAAAGAATCGAGCCATATGAAAGATCCACAAACAAAGTCAAACAATTGATATCTGTTATTGGATTATGGTTGTCGGCCTGTGGTGGTTTAAGTTCTATGTCTACGTTTTTATTGGGAccattaatttttgaattaggattaaaaaaatcattagtGTCAAGTTTAGTTGGTCAAGCAATCGGATGCGGTATCGCTGCTTACTGTTCCTTAATGGGGCCAAGATCAGGTTGTCGTCAAATGGTAAGTGCTAgatttttatttggttGGTGGTTTGTGAAACTAGTCAGTCTTGTTAGCATTATTGGGGTTATGGGTTGGTCTGTAGTCAATAGTGTTGTTGGAGGCCAAATTTTACAAAGTGTAAGTGACGGGAAGATACCTCTTGTTGTCggtattattattgtgGCCATTATATCCTTATCTGTTGCAATCGGTGGTATTAAACACTTATTGAGAGTTGAAACGTTTTTGAGTATTCCCGTAAACGTAGCGTTTTTATTGTTGTACGTTGCTGCTTCTCAAAAATTTCACCTTTTATCGAATCTCGACGGTGAAGAAATCAGAGGCATGTCTGATGCGGTTAAAGGCAACTGGTTATCATTTTTCTCATTAGCATATTCAACTACCGCAACATGGGGATCTATTGCTTCCGATtactatatattattcCCAGAAAATACCCCTGATGTACAAATTTATTTCCTTACGTTCTTCGGTATCTTACTTCCAACAAGTCTTGTTGGTGTTCTTGGGTTACTCATTGGTAATGTTGCATTATCATACAAGCCATGGGGAGATGTGTATGAAGTGTACGGAATGGGAGGTCTATTGAATGAAGCCTTTAAACCTTGGGGAGCAGGTGGGAAATTTTTGCTCATGGTAATATTCTTATCCTTGGTctcaaataatattataaatactTATTCGGCAGCATTTGGCGTCCAATTAGCAGGTATTGGATTCTCCAAAGTTCCAAGATGGATATGGGCTATTGTATTAACAGCAATATACCTTCTTTGTGCGTTAGTCGGAAGAAATAAGTTGGCTACTGTTTTAGGGAATTTCTTACCAATGGTTGGTTACTGGATATCTATGTATTTCGTCATGTTGCTTGAAGAGAACTTGATTTTCAGGTCAAAGAGGtttattcatttatatacaAAGGAGTTTGCCGACGATGATCTGCAGCAATCTTTAACTTCCGGTGCTAGCTTAATTACATCTAAGGAAACGAGACATGACCAATACTACAACTTCAAGATCTGGAATGATTATGAGAAATTGAGCAGAGGTCTAGCATCCACTGCAGCATTCATCATTGGTGCTGCAGGTGCTGCTATTGGCATGGCCCAAGTTTATTGGGTGGGTCCATTAGCAAGATTAAGTGGAGGTGAGTTCGGAGGTGATATTGCAATGTGGTTATGTATGGGCCTTAGtggaattttttttccaTGGTTAAGATACTgggaattgaagaaattcgGTCGTTAG
- a CDS encoding DEHA2C03586p (weakly similar to CA3886|IPF12963 Candida albicans or CA4914|IPF1428 Candida albicans or CA5002|IPF2021 Candida albicans), giving the protein MFSKGTEREDIISRCRQDNSNYNILPSYHMDKGIVKKKLNPGDEVYQFHHEPPAYNSSACLDPTISVQSFNSCSENTITVLDNLDSLASLQDMVKQDIFFTNDDIEATEKPVLINNETLEYKQGDTIRGYITIENLTSKAIPLNVYYVLFEGIYCKDRKCDKFLQMIDFKASLNYDSTETLIDRDDGTYLTMGTTLLPKIKYKRFFTFRVPSSLLECACGNHLGNHLKTPPSCGDDINDLMPASIRYNIRSALICNKNNEYYILADITRPVRIIPRADRPVKDSNNALNSMCKSLLDEVDSELSSSSGRYLKSRYKIGSYVDQLQFTHTESHEFSAISKNRRITTNVHNREYKFKYYPPHLCHIPQSLEIPVDLVYDSTTEPLPVIKRVSCELVVVSINSTDYSIPQEIDHNLLFLKQTNLTFDDLVIRPALMLLKEINKLRKQIPSFTPDPQSMSNLKCLSYLSTSYVTTSIDTNVTMDVSRSLKSQHTRTMQLHLNLNSMYIKDSDKAIKSNRFGSFCLLPSFQSCKLVRMYYMRVILHLHNEDMTIHVPITVE; this is encoded by the coding sequence ATGTTCTCAAAGGGAACTGAAAGGGAAGATATAATCTCGAGATGTCGACAggataattcaaattataatatcTTGCCTTCTTATCATATGGATAAAGGTATagttaaaaaaaaattaaatcctGGAGACGAAGTATACCAATTTCATCACGAGCCACCGGCTTATAATTCATCAGCATGCCTTGATCCGACTATATCCGTTCAATCTTTTAATTCATGTTCAGAGAATACGATCACGGTGCTTGATAATTTGGATTCCCTAGCTTCTTTGCAAGATATGGTAAAGcaagatattttcttcaCCAACGATGACATAGAAGCAACTGAAAAACCAGTACTAATAAACAATGAAACATTAGAGTATAAACAAGGAGATACGATAAGAGGGTATATCactattgaaaatttaactTCCAAGGCTATACCATTAAATGTTTATTATGTTCTTTTTGAGGGAATTTACTGCAAAGATCGCAAATGTGATAAATTTCTTCAGATGATAGATTTCAAAGCTTCGTTGAACTACGATAGTACGGAGACGCTCATCGATCGGGATGATGGAACTTACTTAACCATGGGAACTACATTATTGCCTAAGATCAAGTACAAGAGATTTTTTACTTTTAGGGTACCTTCGAGCTTGCTTGAGTGTGCCTGCGGAAACCATTTGGGAAATCATCTAAAAACTCCACCAAGCTGTGGGGACGAtatcaatgatttaatGCCTGCATCAATAAGATATAACATTAGAAGCGCGTTGATATGCAATAAGAACAAcgaatattatatattagcAGACATTACCAGGCCTGTAAGGATAATACCTAGGGCGGATCGTCCTGTGAAGGACAGTAATAATGCACTAAATTCTATGTGTAAATCTTTGCTTGATGAAGTTGATCTGGAACTTTCCTCGTCCAGTGGTCGATATTTAAAATCAAGATACAAGATCGGTTCCTATGTAGATCAGCTTCAATTCACTCATACGGAGAGTCACGAATTTTCTGCTATACTGAAGAATCGGAGAATAACAACCAATGTACACAACAGAGAGTACAAATTCAAGTACTACCCTCCACATCTATGCCATATTCCACAATCACTAGAGATTCCAGTTGATTTGGTTTACGACTCGACCACTGAACCTTTACCTGTAATTAAACGGGTTTCTTGTGAGCTAGTAGTTgtatcaattaattccaCCGACTATTCAATCCCACAAGAAATAGATCACAATCTATTGTTCTTAAAACAGACCAACCTTACCTTCGATGATTTGGTCATAAGACCAGCTCTTATGTTGCTTAAAGAGATAAATAAGCTCAGAAAACAGATCCCCAGTTTTACGCCAGATCCTCAATCAATGTCCAACTTAAAATGCTTAAGCTATCTATCAACGTCATATGTTACTACATCGATAGATACCAACGTTACTATGGATGTTTCTCGCCTGCTAAAAAGCCAACATACAAGAACTATGCAGCTACACCTTAACCTAAACTCGATGTATATTAAAGATCTGGATAAAGCTATCAAATCCAACAGATTTGGGAGCTTTTGTTTACTTCCCAGCTTTCAATCGTGTAAATTGGTTAGGATGTATTACATGCGAGTCATACTTCATTTACATAATGAGGATATGACTATTCATGTGCCAATTACGGTagaataa
- a CDS encoding DEHA2C03608p (weakly similar to uniprot|Q03758 Saccharomyces cerevisiae YML111W BUL2 Component of the Rsp5p E3-ubiquitin ligase complex), giving the protein MVSRSREDLSPNESHIIDVDSSSPAGDSQNYFSQKDIELTKTTNEAPVWNILPSYHMYTTTIYKGFNVSDESLTEPPSYETSSIHSAGRLSSVSTARSNSVVAQASSVASTRETEDSNDNSQRLIIADEDTNSWRETILDNVHKLTNLTYFNKEVSNAVKISIQFTKEVGELGKEPILIDSRLHEYKQGDLINGFVLITNESNEPIPFDMFYVLFEGNLTVANTLDVNDRKPSKVERFLQMFDFSASWNHAYINRLITEYANAYECPLITDSYDDTKMGFSNRKLLPGVTYKRFFTFKIPENLLDSECGHSLSDHTQIPPSLGKSRSEDYVNLTYKPDATKTKSLSFIDTSISYGVQARFIGRASKYNVNQSKKNDPVLINSKGDEYVILKETNRFLRIVPQVRYLTPNQKAIKRKGSQILYKNLINRCKEKIKIGHELIQSIEANKMDNAIDLINKLSSQAPSDHVKFNQLYQPTSGAECKRDLIDQFSEQNYNLISPYTKRSIRGSITPIGTLQVSTPKLEYILKYITPVEYRRGIDVDQSDLDTWNLRVPIELTFRIPQLLFGKKKKLPTIKTIQSDLVVLSIKSDKHPIPIEITHDLLFKNEVNAESALKDRGLLDSDDFSSIVKSQFNSYRKEIHKIFSQLPPEVFKLENSLVTDINCLSSLKEKHMNLQLEHLQYQVAGEDPESVNSKNLLNLNWTHQDSDPSAYDDATQLVYKCKFDLLLDIVTAHLKVLGTFKNNNAFDAFNLVPSFQSCYIDRFYYLKISINLSNGDTVHLKVPVDFEK; this is encoded by the coding sequence atggTATCGAGATCCAGAGAAGACTTATCGCCTAACGAATCTCATATTATAGATGTTGATAGTTCATCACCAGCAGGTGATAGTCAGAATTATTTTAGTCAAAAAGATATAGAATTGACCAAAACTACTAATGAAGCACCAGTGTGGAATATACTACCTTCGTATCATATGTATACTACCACAATATACAAGGGTTTCAATGTTTCCGATGAAAGTTTGACAGAGCCTCCATCGTACgaaacttcttcaattcattcTGCTGGGCGGTTATCAAGTGTTTCTACGGCGCGTTCGAATAGCGTGGTTGCGCAAGCGTCTTCTGTCGCATCAACGAGAGAAACAGAAGACAGTAATGATAATTCTCAGAGATTAATAATTGCAGATGAGGATACCAATCTGTGGCGGGAGACAATTCTTGATAATGTTCACAAGCTTACTAATTTAACGTATTTTAATAAGGAGGTTTCAAATGCTgtgaaaatatcaattcaatttacGAAAGAAGTGGGTGAGTTAGGTAAAGAGCCGATTTTGATCGATTCGCGGCTTCATGAGTATAAGCAGGGAGATCTCATAAATGGATTTGTGCTCATCACGAATGAATCTAATGAACCTATTCCATTTGATATGTTTTACGTATTATTTGAGGGTAATCTTACGGTTGCGAATACGTTAGATGTAAACGATAGGAAGCCATCAAAGGTTGAAAGATTCTTGCAAATGTTTGATTTCAGCGCTTCGTGGAACCACGCATATATCAATAGGCTAATTACTGAATATGCAAATGCTTACGAATGTCCTTTGATTACAGATTCGTATGATGATACAAAAATGGGATTTTCAAATCGAAAATTGCTTCCCGGTGTTACATATAAGCGGTTCTTTACTTTCAAAATCCCCGAAAACTTACTAGATTCGGAATGTGGACACAGTCTTCTGGATCATACTCAAATCCCACCATCCCTTGGAAAATCAAGATCTGAAGATTATGTTAATTTAACTTATAAACCTGACGCTACTAAGACGAAGTCACTTTCGTTTATCGATACGTCTATAAGTTACGGCGTACAGGCTAGATTTATCGGAAGAGCTTCTAAGTATAATGTTAACCAATCTAAGAAAAACGACCCTGTTCTTATCAACTCGAAAGGAGATGAATATGTCATCTTGAAAGAAACTAATAGATTTCTTAGGATTGTACCACAGGTAAGATATTTGACCCCAAACCAAAAGgcaataaaaagaaaaggaagtCAAATACTTTACAAAAACTTGATAAATCGATGTAAAgagaaaattaaaattggtCATGAATTAATACAGTCAATTGAGGCCAATAAAATGGACAATGCAATTGActtaatcaataaattatcaagcCAGGCGCCTAGTGATCATgtcaaattcaatcaattatatcaacCGACAAGTGGAGCTGAATGTAAAAGAGATTTGATAGATCAATTTAGTGAACAAAATTACAATCTTATTTCACCATACACGAAAAGGTCAATTAGAGGATCGATAACTCCTATCGGTACGTTGCAGGTTTCAACTCCGAAATTAGAATACAtcttaaaatatattacaCCGGTAGAATATCGGAGGGGAATCGATGTAGATCAATCAGACCTAGATACATGGAATTTAAGGGTCCCAATCGAATTGACATTCCGTATTCCtcaattattatttggaaagaagaaaaaactTCCCACAATAAAAACTATCCAAAGTGATTTAGTAGTTCTATCGATCAAATCTGATAAACATCCTATACCAATAGAAATCACtcatgatttattattcaaaaacgAAGTGAATGCAGAAAGTGCGTTGAAGGACCGTGGTTTACTTGATCTGGATGatttttcatctattgTCAAGTCACAATTTAATTCTTACCGTAAGGAAatacataaaatatttctgcAATTACCACCAGAGGTTTTCAAACTTGAGAACCTGTTAGTAACAGATATTAACTGCCTTTCTTCCCTCAAAGAAAAACATATGAATTTACAGTTGGAACATTTGCAATATCAAGTCGCTGGCGAAGACCCAGAAAGTGTTAATTCGAAGAACTTGTTAAACTTGAATTGGACTCATCAAGACAGTGACCCTTCTGCTTACGACGATGCTACCCAATTGGTGTATAAATGTAAGTTTGACTTATTGTTGGATATTGTGACGGCCCATCTTAAAGTTTTAGGAACCttcaagaataataatgcattCGATGCATTTAACTTAGTTCCTAGTTTTCAATCTTGTTATATAGACCGGTTTTACTATTTGAAAATCAGCATCAATCTTTCTAATGGAGATACTGTCCATTTAAAGGTTCCtgttgattttgaaaaatag
- a CDS encoding DEHA2C03630p (some similarities with uniprot|P18899 Saccharomyces cerevisiae YMR173W DDR48 DNA damage- responsive protein and Rhizobium loti mlr0585 Hypothetical glycine-rich protein): protein MGFADKIQNKFNKKDIENYDKQGGKIIGKDNLSGNLDKDSIAAYADQADKKGGQVLGRENLSGTEGGIGSKYAGGKSGDAAGSSGAAGSSGHGKEAAAGTAGAAGVGAAGAGAYGASHGSSGKDAYGSSGQGSSGAHGTSGSDAYGSSGHGASGRDAYGSSGAGTTSGRDAHGSSGAGTSGTTSGKDAYGSSGAGTSGNTSGRDAYGSSGAGTSGTTSGKDAYGSSGAGTSGTTSGRDAHGSSGNDAYGSSNTHGSSGHGSSGRDAYGSSAQGSGSGSHIKEAAAGAAGAAGLGGAAYGASKHGSSNTDTYGSSGQGSSGRDAYGSSGSHGASGTTSGRDAYGSSGAGTSGTTSGRDAYGSSAAGTSGTTSGRDAYGSSGSHGASGTTSGRDAYGSSGAGTSGTTSGRDAYGSSGAGTSGTTSGRDAYGTSGTHSSSARDTYGSSGSDAYGSNTHSSGSHGKEVGAGAAGAGLGGAAGYGASKHGSSNTDSYGQSGSSGYDQQGKSAGSGSGSGLGGFSTGNDKLDSKIASLDEPVQEQAKEAFHKGYKDAQSAFRG from the coding sequence ATGGGATTCGCagataaaattcaaaataagTTCAATAAGAAGGACATTGAAAACTACGACAAGCAAGGTGGTAAGATCATCGGTAAAGACAACCTTTCCGGTAACTTAGACAAGGACTCAATTGCTGCATACGCTGACCAAGCTGATAAGAAGGGAGGTCAAGTACTTGGCCGTGAAAACTTATCCGGTACCGAAGGTGGTATTGGAAGCAAATATGCTGGAGGCAAATCTGGCGATGCTGCTGGCTCATCAGGAGCCGCAGGTAGTTCAGGCCACGGTAAGGAAGCAGCAGCAGGCACAGCAGGAGCAGCCGGTGTAGGAGCAGCAGGTGCTGGTGCTTATGGTGCTTCTCATGGCTCCTCTGGTAAGGATGCATATGGTTCTAGTGGCCAAGGCTCTTCTGGAGCTCACGGAACTTCAGGAAGTGATGCTTACGGTTCTAGTGGCCATGGTGCTTCAGGAAGAGATGCCTACGGTTCCTCTGGTGCTGGTACCACCTCAGGTAGAGATGCTCACGGTTCTTCTGGTGCTGGTACTTCTGGTACTACTTCAGGTAAAGATGCTTACGGCTCGTCTGGTGCTGGTACTTCTGGTAATACTTCTGGCAGAGATGCTTACGGCTCGTCTGGCGCTGGTACTTCAGGTACTACTTCAGGTAAAGATGCTTATGGCTCCTCTGGTGCTGGTACTTCCGGTACTACTTCAGGTAGGGATGCTCACGGCTCTTCTGGTAACGATGCCTATGGTTCTTCTAATACTCACGGTTCTAGTGGCCACGGATCTTCTGGTAGAGATGCTTATGGTTCTTCCGCTCAAGGTTCAGGATCTGGATCTCATATCAAGGAAGCTGCTGCTGGCGCTGCTGGTGCTGCCGGTCTCGGTGGTGCCGCATATGGTGCTTCTAAGCACGGTTCTTCTAACACCGATACCTACGGCTCCAGTGGCCAAGGTTCTTCTGGCAGAGATGCTTACGGTTCCTCTGGTTCTCACGGTGCATCTGGTACCACCTCAGGTAGGGATGCTTACGGTTCTTCTGGTGCTGGTACTTCTGGTACTACTTCCGGCAGAGATGCTTACGGCTCGTCTGCTGCTGGTACCTCTGGTACTACTTCAGGTAGAGATGCTTACGGATCCTCTGGTTCCCACGGTGCATCTGGTACAACCTCAGGTAGAGATGCTTACGGTTCTTCTGGTGCTGGTACTTCTGGTACTACTTCCGGTAGAGACGCTTACGGTTCTTCTGGTGCTGGTACTTCTGGTACTACTTCCGGTAGAGACGCTTATGGCACTTCAGGAACTCACAGTTCATCCGCTAGAGATACTTACGGATCTTCAGGCAGCGATGCTTATGGATCTAACACCCACAGCTCAGGCTCCCACGGTAAGGAAGTTGGTGCTGGTGCCGCCGGTGCTGGTCTTGGTGGTGCTGCAGGATATGGTGCTTCTAAGCACGGATCTTCCAACACTGACTCCTACGGTCAATCAGGAAGCTCTGGTTACGATCAACAAGGTAAGAGCGCTGGATCTGGTTCCGGATCTGGTCTCGGTGGTTTCAGCACTGGTAATGACAAGCTTGATTCCAAGATTGCTTCTTTAGATGAACCAGTTCAAGAACAAGCTAAGGAAGCTTTCCACAAGGGTTACAAGGATGCTCAAAGCGCCTTCCGTGGTTAA
- a CDS encoding DEHA2C03652p (similar to CA2341|IPF13838 Candida albicans IPF13838): MFKYKCNLPLEHSSIMTKRSMHTKKLAELPKTTSFTKYISPDGRIPKPEDAMANKDNIIHVPRVLQKGGFSWSLPEKRAKYRYLTSSDKALNDLGIDSKEVENPEYQKLVTGEFYLNKEDFQKKGYPFPYSQAYAGWQFGQFAGQLGDGRVVNLFEVPKNVPDKNNRHKYELQLKGAGMTPYSRFADGKAVIRSSIREYIISEHLNAVGIPTTRALSLSYLPETFAQRHRAEKCAIVSRFAESWVRLGTFDLYRWRSDRDGIKELSDYVINELFTIDGEKFGFLNKVLSERNDFFDSSKETIGELTDYDKMYLETIVRNASTTAIWQSYGFLNGVLNTDNTSVLGLSIDFGPFSIMDKYDPNFTPNSEDHELRYSYRNTPTAIWWNLTRMGENLAELIGAGSEILNDQFFKENGIKKEWEDRIITRATKLIEAGGELYQYAFTKKYVETIFNRLGLESSLINAKDPEVNHKELIDPMLDMLYKVQCDFNKFFLILQSSNLESGYDPKQIAETILLPGHNALESKYSTQELIDEICNWLKIYDGYLSKSGNAKRKSISKYYNPLFLPRNWILNQVIEFTEEHNAEDLSYLKKLEKMCFNPYDKSKWGNELKELEQEWLLQSDIGADYSMLQCSCSS; the protein is encoded by the coding sequence ATGTTCAAGTATAAGTGCAACCTACCATTGGAACATTCAAGTATTATGACGAAAAGACTGATGCATACAAAGAAATTAGCTGAGCTTCCTAAGACGACTAGCTTTACTAAATATATCAGTCCTGATGGCAGAATCCCAAAACCCGAAGATGCTATGGCAAATAAGGATAATATCATACATGTGCCAAGAGTGTTACAAAAGGGAGGATTTTCATGGTCACTCCCAGAGAAAAGGGCGAAATATAGGTATTTGACATCGAGTGACAAAGCATTGAATGATTTAGGGATAGATTCTAAGGAGGTTGAAAACCCCGAGTACCAAAAATTGGTTACTGGTGAGTTTTACCTTAACAAAGAAGATTTCCAGAAAAAAGGATATCCATTTCCTTATTCGCAAGCATATGCTGGATGGCAATTTGGCCAATTTGCCGGTCAATTAGGAGATGGAAGAGTTGTGAATTTGTTTGAAGTTCCCAAGAATGTGCCAGATAAGAACAACAGacataaatatgaattgCAATTGAAAGGGGCTGGCATGACTCCGTACTCTAGGTTCGCCGATGGCAAAGCGGTTATAAGATCGTCTATCCGGGAATATATTATATCGGAGCATTTAAATGCTGTGGGTATTCCGACTACAAGAGCCCTTTCCTTATCGTATCTTCCTGAGACCTTTGCACAACGTCATAGAGCTGAAAAATGTGCAATTGTTTCAAGATTTGCAGAACTGTGGGTGAGATTAGGCACATTTGACCTCTATAGATGGAGAAGTGATAGAGATGGTATTAAGGAATTATCCGATTACGTTATAAACGAATTATTTACAATCGATGGAGAAAAGTTTGGCTTCTTGAATAAGGTTTTATCGGAaagaaatgatttttttgaCAGTAGTAAAGAAACTATAGGAGAACTTACAGATTATGATAAGATGTATTTGGAAACTATTGTTAGAAATGCATCCACCACTGCTATATGGCAATCGTACGGCTTTTTGAACGGTGTTTTGAATACTGATAATACATCTGTCCTTGGTCTCTCTATTGACTTTGGtcctttttcaataatggaTAAATACGATCCAAACTTCACCCCAAATTCTGAAGATCATGAACTTAGGTATAGTTATCGTAACACTCCTACGGCGATTTGGTGGAATTTAACTAGAATGGGTGAAAATCTTGCAGAGTTAATTGGAGCTGGAtctgaaatattaaatgacCAATTTTTTAAGGAAAACGGTATCAAAAAGGAATGGGAAGATAGAATTATTACTAGAGCCacaaaattgattgaagCTGGCGGTGAACTTTATCAGTATGCATTCACTAAAAAGTATGTTGAAACTATTTTTAACAGGTTAGGATTAGAATCGTCTTTGATTAACGCCAAAGATCCAGAAGTCAATCATAAAGAGTTAATAGATCCTATGTTAGACATGTTGTATAAGGTGCAATGTGATTTTAACAAGTTTTTCCTTATATTACAAAGCTCTAACTTAGAAAGCGGTTATGATCCAAAACAAATTGCCGAAACTATCCTTTTACCGGGCCATAATGCCTTGGAAAGTAAATATTCAACCcaagaattgattgatgAGATTTGTAATTGGTTAAAGATTTACGATGGctatttatcaaaatcagGAAATGCCAAACGGAAATCGATTAGCAAATACTATAACCCACTTTTTTTACCACGTAATTGGATTTTGAATCAAGTCATTGAATTTACAGAAGAGCATAATGCCGAAGACTTATCGTATTTGAAAAAGCTTGAAAAGATGTGCTTCAATCCatatgataaatcaaaatggggaaatgaattgaaagaacTAGAGCAAGAATGGTTATTACAAAGTGATATAGGTGCCGATTACTCTATGCTACAATGTAGCTGTTCTAGTTAG